Part of the Mytilus galloprovincialis chromosome 14, xbMytGall1.hap1.1, whole genome shotgun sequence genome is shown below.
AAAGGTCTGTAAAGTACACATCAACTTAAGTTTTCCAAGTGTAAACTTTCTATGTCAATGAAGCAATATTCTAGCAGCGTCTTGATATGTAGTATACATCTCTCTGCTAATACGCTATTTCAGGGCTTGTGTTTCTTATCGTGATGTCGTAATTTCACTCCAGGTAATAGTGGAGgttgtgttgtttcttatttattatttataactgttgatgcaaatgtcctttggtttggtgagtctttgtttactccttcgATTTGATTGTTACACACTATCATTGGATTTGTTTGTAACTATATGACCACACGAcggatgtcacatgtggagcTGGATCTCCTTACCCTCCCGATGCACCTGAGATCGCCCCGGTCTTTAAGTGGGATTTGTTTTGTtcagtctgtagttttctatgttttgttttgaatacGTGTGTTTGCCTTGACGTTACTGATTAATCTCGACTATGAATaagccgtttcagaatctaatgcatcctggataatattttcaaaagcgtacaccaaagcgttttgattggtttaaaacgttataaacaatggaaattcaaccaatgacgtaacgttattttcactttggagtacgaacaatgaaattacccatgatgctttagatacTGAAACGGCCAATTGGCATTCGTATCATTCGTCTCTGTTTCGGTAAGAAAAAGACAATAATCGACAAATAAATGCCGAAATGGTGAAAAATCTCAATTTTAATTACACAATGCTGCTGGAATAAGATCTTCAAAACTTATTATAACAAAGCTTATGAATATGCTTTCATTACAACACTGAATACTTTAAATGAGacctttgaaaattattttttttgaagcTATATCTATTTGTAGGATAAGCAGTCTGCAAAAACAATGCAGATTACCTTTAATAAAGCGTCGTAACTGGAGTGACGCTCTTGATATACATACAATATGATAACCGACATTTAAAATCTGTCGATGTTATCATTCACGATCTAATTCATGTATAGTTCAATGAGAAAgatataataatacataattatatatcaGTTTTACAAACCATTGATTTAAATACCTCTTTAagatttttaatgttaaaatacaaagtatgcacatattttatatataagtgTTTAGTAGATCATTTAACAATAGATTACTTCAAACATAATTATGTGGATTTATGGACCAGGTGTAAATAAAAGATATGTCCTCTTTGTTTCAGCGTTAAAAAACAAACAGCTGGCTTATATTTTATAGGAACTTAACCAAAGAAGTTTGATAGATATGCCTCAAACAAATCaaaggcattttataacttttgatGTTACTTGCTGTTCCCCGTCAAGCATAAAACCACACCACTCTATGGTTGTATTGATACCctgtttcttctttatttttgttttcttaagcATGAATTGATCATGATTTCACAGCATACATTTATAAAGTAtagaaaacattttctttagtAAGTCACTTATTAAAAAACCAAATAAgacttttcatttttatgttcAATAGTGCGAGCTATTTGAGATATTTACATTATATGGACTAAGATTACTACAACAATGCATTTACAAATTTGTTTGTGGTGCACTTTTGTTCAAATTCAATTGCATGGCCATGAAATCtttagaaatttttttttcttatgtaaatataaatttttattctgtaactatctataatactaaaattacgaggtccaatttgtcagccgtcatcacgtaaaaacgacgaatcaaagaattcaactttatatataactaatatagtacaaaggtgtagattaaaaattacaccactccaggcccttttgttttccacgtaattaatattgccaataattaagaagttccgggtttagtccgataccgataccaatagtatattcacctgttacctattaccttatttgtacgttccgcatctgacaggcgcaccaccaaacggtgtattcaggattaatatgctatatacacgggtcatattcacagggttgacactactagaTTGTcaaaattgttacctattgtagcattttaatcagtaaaactttctaagataacaatacgaatactaaaaatctggactaaaataaggcgtataggtacagttttcaatttgttagcgggcatgacgtaaaacagcgaatcaaagaattcaactttataactaatataggacaatgctgttgattaaaaaatattacattccaggaccttttgttttccaactaATTAATACTACCAATatttgataagttccagttcgacggattcaaacagaaagatttgaaagcagagaaaactgcgtatcttataatcggcatgacattatcagatgacaatcctaatattaaaataaggcttgcgcatagttatatactttaattcagtcacggacccgcgagatcacgggtgtgttctagtatgtttaaaaaattaatcaatataaTAAACACCGGGTATTTTACAAAAGTTGAAATCCCTACAACAtggttttgaataaaagaaacttaattgttttaatagttatcaaaggtaagacgcgcgtttcttttacataaaactCGTCAATGACGCTCAGAGCAAGATAgttaaagctaaacaagtacaaagttgacgagcaatgaggacccaaaattccagaAATACTAAAATAGTCAATTGTAGAAACAgtaatgtgttcatagtacacggatgccccatctatcatatctatgttaagtggaccgtgaaaatgagtgaaaatctcttatttggcatttaaattagaaagatcatgtcacagggaacatgtgtactaagtttcaagttgttcggACTTGAACTTCAGCAAAAACTATACCTCGCcgaaaaacttaaacctgaagcgggacagacgaacgaacgaacggacgaacaaacgacggacggacgaacggacgcacagaccagaaaacataatgcccataaatggggcataaaaaacaaattaCTACATTACCTGTTTGTGATGCAATAATTTTGAATGACAATGTTTCGCATTTAGAATCTAAGCATCCTTTTACTGAAACAACTTTGAATGACATATCGTCGATATTCCCATTCAGACTATCTTGTTGCACACTATTCCTTAATTCGTCTACCACTGCATCAAGATCGACTGATTGTGTGATATTAACTGCATTTAAGTCATACGTTTTCCTATTTGCAAGAAATAATTCAATATAGATTTCTGTAGAAAGATTATCACTCGAGTTAAAGTTTAGTTGAGAAAACCAGAGCACCCCCTTTTCTTGCCATTTAAGTTTAGTAGCTAGGTTTTCCACAATTTCAAGAGAGGTCGTCGTCTCATCATCGAGCACTGAGCGACGACGCCGGACTAAAGCAGCTTTATTGtaacttattgtaaaatcaaacttTCGTAAGTCTTCGCCAAATATTACATTTTGGTAAAAAGATGCACTACAGTTTTTCAAAGTATTAAACATAGTttcaataaatacatttgtaGAATGATAAGACTGTTCCAGGATTGATCTGATTGTCCAAAATACATGGAAATAGTCTGTTGCAGTGAGTTTACAGATGGAAACATCCAATAACTTCGTGTGCGGCTGAATATAACACGGACTATATGAATCAGTTACTACTTTTTCAACTACAGTGCATGATAGAGAACGCCATGGACGGAGAGTTGAGAGGATGGAATATTGTAGACATTTCCTCACTTCTTCAATCCATTGTTGACCATGATTTGACAAACTGTCATTTAGGGAATACATATTGCAGAACGCTGTATCAAATTTAAGTGCATACTCTATGTGGGTATCATTGCAACTGAATTTCTTTTTAAAGCAGTCGTTATACCAAGAGCAATCTGTTCCTGATGGAATGTAACACTGAGATGGTAGTGATAGTTCCGTGCTGTTATATTCCTCGCCAGATGAACATACACAATCGTCATACACGACACCAGTAGATATACTGTAGACCTCTATCATACATTGGTAGTAGCAATACGTGGCAGTGCTGTCTGAACAACTGAGTCTTCCATGAGATATTGTTTTGATATATTCATTCAAAAGACAGGTTCCCCATTGATATTTAGAATACGAACTCGTACTTTCGTAACATTCCATTTTTCCATGCGGTCCTGTGTATATAGAACAAATTCCACCAAGCACAACTGGAAGAAAAATAACTATAAAAGTATTCCCATACATAATTAAACAATTATGTATGCTAACACGAAACGAAATcttacatatataacaaaaaacaaccTAAACGCGGAAGTTTATTCCTTGAATATAGTCGGAGGTATTAACACTCTGACACTAACTCACATTTTTAAATATTCCAATAGCATAAGTTATTCAAGTAGAACAAAATATgcaattgattaaaaaatatttagacgatttaataaatgttttaatatttcagggTAAGACAGttccattttaaatatttatcaattaaaagtAGAATAACACTATTTTGATGAATGATGATTGACCTGAAATCTAAATTGTGCATGTTGATAGATCTAGAAAAAGGTCGGTAGAAACtgtaattatgtttttttctgtttttaaggGGAATTATCATAAAGTACACAAACATACAGCTTTCCAATTACATGCCTGATGTTCTCCAGATAAAACATACGATCGGACGGACGggtggacggacagacagacagaggaaAAAAAGTGTATCCccctttttcaaagcgggggtataataatcaAAGATACCACATTT
Proteins encoded:
- the LOC143059366 gene encoding uncharacterized protein LOC143059366; amino-acid sequence: MYGNTFIVIFLPVVLGGICSIYTGPHGKMECYESTSSYSKYQWGTCLLNEYIKTISHGRLSCSDSTATYCYYQCMIEVYSISTGVVYDDCVCSSGEEYNSTELSLPSQCYIPSGTDCSWYNDCFKKKFSCNDTHIEYALKFDTAFCNMYSLNDSLSNHGQQWIEEVRKCLQYSILSTLRPWRSLSCTVVEKVVTDSYSPCYIQPHTKLLDVSICKLTATDYFHVFWTIRSILEQSYHSTNVFIETMFNTLKNCSASFYQNVIFGEDLRKFDFTISYNKAALVRRRRSVLDDETTTSLEIVENLATKLKWQEKGVLWFSQLNFNSSDNLSTEIYIELFLANRKTYDLNAVNITQSVDLDAVVDELRNSVQQDSLNGNIDDMSFKVVSVKGCLDSKCETLSFKIIASQTESSEFCLTNVDRFNTKWDQTKVGTVIEMACTGNYTGTVSRLCGTGGQWKEPDNSQCTSVAIQNLQKQASMLQNSDNTASIVNDILNELNNLTSEADDLRSGDMATSTAILKDISEHVARNTAAVSDNQLEIFGSLCNSLLDDKNSNNWNELKLKGPSSITGLVKSVTLYTKSYTNVIEQEYNVVENKNIVIEVGKIRAEDLTVPVKSKISESWIADSQTEITLDKKNFDELNITGYSTVFYRNISKIFPDYFQQNGELSLTNNSYGVNSFVADFSIEPTPERLDYPLIIKFQHISASYSKPFCGFWDFDIPDTPNGAWSTEGSTVIESTNSYTICQYNHTTNFAILMSPVKTVKM